GGCCGCGACCGATGAAATGTTAATCATTCGCCCGCCCCCTTGTTCGATCATCACTCTGCCGACCGCCTGGCTCATGAGAAATGTACCGGTGATGTTGACATCGATCACTTTTTTCCACGCATCCAGAGGAAGATCGACGACCGGCGCCCCCCATGTCGCTCCGCTGTTGTTGATAAGTATATCGATGGAACCAAATTTCTCTTGTGTTTTTGCAACAAGATGGTCTACATCTGCTTGGTCGGTTACATCACACTGCAGTGCGAGGGTTTCCACCCCGTATTCATCTTTCAACTGTTTGGCTACGTCTTCACAGTTTTCCAGTCTGCGTGAGCAAAGGACGACATTAGCGCTCGACTCTGCCATCGTTTCCGCAAATTGGGCTCCAAGGCCTCGGCCGCCGCCGGTAACGATTGCTGTTTTTCCCTTAATGTTAAAGAGATCCAATAAGCTCATCATGACTCCCTCCCATTACTGATTTTTTCATCGTGTGATAGCGGAACCTTTCTGTACGTACGATCCATTTTTGGTTGTAAATTCTGAACTCTTCCGTTATACTAACCATTTAGTATGTGAATATTATAACATATTACGGATTTGTTAGATACAAATTTTCATTTATATCAAAAAAGAAAAAATGCTTTGCTCGTGTCAAGGTTGAAAGGAGAATCTGGTTAGCAAGCAAAGCATTAAGTTTGAAGGAAGCATTATGGCTATAAATTTTTCAAACAGTGGATGTCCCGATCATGGTGTTTCATTTTTTCTTCTATTCCTGAGAAATCGACATCCAACAAGCGAAGCTGACGATCAACAAAGTCAAACCGTTCCTTTGTCTCATTAAACCGAGTATTTATTTCTTTCCGAAGCCCTCTCTGCCCATCTGTCAACACTTTCTGGCCGGTTTTCAATTCTTCGATGTTCTTATTCATTCCATTCATTCTTTCATCGATGGTCGTAACTTTTTCTTCCGTCGAAGACATTCGCCCATCCATTGACGTAACTTTTTCTTCCATCGAAGACATTCGTCCATCTATCGAGGTTAACTTTGACAAGATTTGTTCTAATTTTTCTTCGTTCATCGCTATCCCCCTTCCTTTAAATAATAGTAAAAATCATAGCTCCAGTATACACGAACAAATATTCTGTTTCAGCTACATTTTTGCTACTTATACAAAATAATGACATTGCAAATTTACCGCTCAATTTTTGCACTGAAAAAAAAGAAACCCCGTTGAATCATTCCACTGGATTCAACGGGGTTTCATTGTTTCAGAGACTATTAGACATTCACTTTACTCATGGAAATACCGGCGGCTTTAGCCACACCTTCCCCGTAATCAGGGTCAGCTTTGTAGCAGTTTTCAATATGTCTTACTTTAACCTCTTCACTTGCCCCTTCCATGTCATTTGCTGTATTGATAAATAAATGTTCTTGTTCTTCAGGCGTCATGAGACGGAAGAGCTTTCCGGGCTGCTCAAAGTAATTATCATCATCTTCACGGAAGTTATGATAATCAGCCGGTCCTTCGAGTTCTAATGCTGGTTCTTGATGCTCTTTGCTGTCTGCCCATTCCCCATAGCTGTTCGGGGAATAGTGAATTTCCCCACCTTCTGCTCCGTGCAAGACACGCATAGCACCATCACGATGATATGGATGGAAGTCTTTCGCATTTTGGGGGTAGTTAACTGGAATTTGCCAATGATTGACACCTAAACGATAACGCTGTGTATCGCTATAAGAGAATATACGCCCTTGGAGCATTTTGTCCGGTGAAAAACCGATGCCCGGAACAATATTCGTCGGTGCAAATGCTGCCTGTTCTACTTCTGTAAAGTAGTTTTCCGGATTACGGTTAAGCACCAATTCGCCGACTTCGATCAGCGGGAAGTCTTCTTTATACCAGACTTTCGTCAAATCAAATGGGTTATATGGCATTTTTCGGGCTTCTTCTTCCGTCATGACCTGAATATATAATGTCCATTTTGGATACTCACCGTGAGCGATGGCATTATAAAGATCTCTCGTATGGCTCTCAGGATCTTCTCCGCGTAATTTTCCCGCTTCTTCGTCCGTCAGGTTTTTAATGCCCTGCTGTGTACGGAAATGGAACATAACCCACACTCGCTCATTATCTGCATTGATCATGCTGTACGCGTGGCTACTGAATAAGTGCATATTTCGGAAACTTGCCGGAGTCCCACGATTACTATTTTCGATGGTTACTTGGTGCAGTGATTCCGGTAATAATGAAAAGAAATCATATTTTGCATTAGGATCTTTCAGATTCGTTTTAGGATTACGTTTAACCACGTGGTTTAGATCTGTAAAACGCTTCGGATCCCGAAGGAAAAATACCGGTGTATTGTTACCGACAATATCCCAGTTCCCTTCTTCTGTATAGAACTTCATGGCTGTTCCGCGAATGTCACGCTCTGCATCCGCAGATCCCCGTTCACCGGCAACGGTAGAGAAACGAATAAACATATCCGTCTGCTTGCCGATTTCAGAGAAGATGTCGGCTTTTGTATATTTTGTAATATCCTGCGTTACGGTAAATGTACCATATGCACCGGCGCCTTTTGCATGCATACGGCGTTCCGGGATGACTTCTCTGTCAAAATGAGCCATTTTTTCTAGGTACCAGTAGTCCTCCATTAACATTGGCCCGCGTTTACCGGCTGTTTTGGAGTTGTCGTCGTTAGGGACTGGTTGTCCAAACGCCGTTGTCATTTTCCTATTTTCATTGTTTTTGTTTTCGTTTTCGCTCATTACAAGCGCACCTCCAAGTGATTTTTAATAAAAAACAAGCCGTATGTTAATTGAATGCTTTCTGCCATTCATTTGCCTTGACAGTCCGCACACACCCCCTTTAACACAACATGATGTAAGTTAACGGGTTCGTCAACGGCATAGTTCGTTTCTTGAGCAACAGTGCCGAGCCATTCTTCCGGAAGATCCGCATAGATTTCATCGATTTTCCCACACTCTTTGCACGTAATATGATGGTGGTCATCGATATTTGCGTCATAGCGGCTGGCGTTATCTCCCAATTTTAATTCCAGAATGTATTCCGCATCCACTAAGTAACGAAGGGAATTATAGATGGTTCCATAAGCGAAGTTTTGCCCGCGTTCACGAAGCCGATCCATAACTTCCACCGCTGTCGGGTGATCACCCGACTCCCGTATAACTTCGTACACAGCTTGTCGTTGGGGCGTATGATAAGCTTTAGCTGACATGTGGTTCACCCCTCACATCTTCTAATTTATACTTAGTCTAAATTTATGTCAAGACATTCGCTTTCTATTTTCCCTTTAGTGCAAAAGGGTTGAAATAGATGGTCCCCCTGTAAAGGACGACCTTTATATGTCCAACGAAACGGCTTGGCCAGAAATCGATGATCATCATCGATTTATTGCGTCCATCGATAAACCAAGTCTTCAACGGCATGGAAGCTGGCTCTTGGATTGATTCGATCACGAGATAGAATGCTAAACCAACGTTCAATTTGATTGAGCCATGAGCGGTGTTTCGGTGTATAAATGAATCGGATGCATACTTCGGCTTCTCAGCACTCCTATGCTCGTATTTCATACCAATCCTGTCCTTCCTTCGGCATAGTTGCTGCGCTTCGCTTCCTTTTCATGCCGAAACCAAGCATGCTTCGGCTTTCGAATATGCCTTTGCCCTCCTTTCATGCCAATGCCGTCCTTTCTTCGGCATATTCGTTGCTTCACGCCCTCTTCCCATGCCGATGACTTTGTTTGTTTTGGGAGCGCGCTCTAGTTCATACGCGTTAAATGATCCCCGCCCCATACCAGGGTACTAGCGAAGAAATTTTAACTTCATGATGACTTGCACGTATCGATTTTCAAATTTCGAGCTTCAATACTTACATCAAATTGTCATCATCGATTTATACATAAAAAGTGTGATAGTGTTAGGATAGAAAAAAGAGTTTAGAGGTGAAGAATGTGGCTCAAGCAAAAAAGAGAAATACAAGTAAAAAAGCACCGATCAAAATGCTTGTCATTATTACGCTTGCCCTTGTCATTGTCATGGGAGCGCTCTTATTCGTCGCGAATATGGGAGGGGGTACCACGGCTGTCGGACAAGTCCCACCCGTCGAAGATGTTCCAACAACAGGAAATGAAGACGCCCCCGTTTCAATCGTTGAATTTGGAGATTATAAATGTCCGGCTTGTGCCAATTGGGATTCCGAAATCGTCCCCCAACTGTATGAGGATTACGTAGATTCCGGCGATGCCTCCCTATCATTTTTTAATTATATTGGTTTCGGCGAAGAGTCACTGTTGGCATCATTGTCTGCACGCTCCATTTATGAAGAAGCGCCCGATCAATTTTGGAACTATCATCACGCGCTCATGCAACATGCAGGGCAGCAAGGTTCACAGGTAACTACTGATCTTCTTTTGGATTTATCGGAAGAACATGCCCCGGCTGTAGATCAAGATGAACTGGAAGAGGCCATCCTTAACCAAGAAGCAATGACGAGAATTGAAGAGGATCACAGTGTCATAGAAGAATTTGATGTTCAATCGACGCCGACGATCATGGTCAACGACCAAGTCATTGACGATCCTTTTGACTATGACGCCATCCAATCAGCTATCGACGAGGAATTGGCGGCTACCAGCTCATGACGCGGCAAAGCCTCTTCCTATATGCCGCTTGGTTGCTGGCTTTAATTTCCACGTTCGGAAGCTTATATTTCAGTGAGGTCGCTGGTTATGTTCCTTGTGAAATGTGCTGGTATCAGCGGATCGCCATGTACCCTCTCGTGGTTATTCTTGGGATCGCGACCTTCCGATCTGATGCTGGCATTCGATTGTATGCACTCCCATTTTCCATTATCGGCGCTGTATTGGCAGCACTCCATTATGCGGAACAAAAAATCCCGGCGTTTGGCGGCGCAACGCCGTGTGCGGACGGCGTTCCATGTAGCGCCGAATACATTAATTGGTTTGGCTTTATCACCATTCCTTTTTTAGCCTTGATCGCTTTTGCACTCATTACCATTTGCTTATTGTTCGCGCGACAATCATCCGAGGATTAGAAAAAGTTAGCTTCCGCCAACTCCTTATGGCGGAAGCCGTAAAGTAAAAATAAAGGTGGGAGCGCTTTGAAACATGGGAAAATGGCGATTGTCGGAACGACCGTATTCCTCCTGTTAAGTGCTTGCCAGGAGACGCAAGAAAACCGGCAAACGGATCAACCTTCAGAACCAGAAGAAGAGACAAGCGAAAATGCGGAAGAAAATAACACCGAAGAAGAAAACAATGATCCATGGGTTATCGAAGAGGACCAGTTCAATGTGACGGAAACGGTGGAAGGCGTGGACACCATCCAAAATCCGGATAATATTCAAGTGCTAGTCAATCATGATTACGCCTTACCGGAAGGGTATGAGCCTGATGACCTCGTCGTTCCTGATGTCACCTTTTCTTTCGATGAAGACGTGGAGAAACGATATCTACGAGCGCCCGCCGCTGAGGCTTTGGAAGATTTATTCGACGCTGCTTCCGAAGACAGCCAGGACCTTTTTGCCGTTTCCGGATTTCGTTCCCATGAACGCCAAGACGCCATTTTTGCAAATGCTGTGGCGGAAAGCAGTGAAGAAGAGGCGAATGAAACGATCGCGAAACCCGGTAACAGCGAACATCAAACCGGGTTAGCGATGGACATTTCCAGCGATAGCAATGATTTTCAACTAAGCCCCGCATTTGCCGAAACGGAAGAAGGAGAATGGGTTGCCGAACATGCCCATGAACACGGATTTATCATCCGCTACCCGGAAGACGGAGAAGCGATAACAGAGATCTCCTACGAACCTTGGCATCTAAGGTATGTCGGCGAGGAAGTTGCAACAATTATTTACGAACATGGCATTACGCTTGAAGAATTTTTCGAGCACACCGCTAAAATATAAAAAGTGAACCTTTCATCACTGTAGTTCTTCCTTTTCCGACTTCTGGCAGCTGACCTCCGGGATTGCCTTCGTCGGGATAAGAAAGGGTTGCCCTCGTGAGCAACACCCTCTAAAAAATCCATTCAATCACTGCCCAGCCCACCGCTCCGATTACACCGGCAACGACGGAATGCAACACTTGTTCACTGTTCATGCTTTTTTCTTTCGACCAATCGATAATAAGCCATCCGACAAAGATGGCAAGCCCAAACCAAATGGCTTGCATTTTCCCCTCCCATTTCTTATCGAGAGGCCGCGCTAACGTGGCCTCTTTTATGTTGATAACGCTTGTTCCAATTCACGAACGAGCATAACCCCCTCGCGAACGTACGCTTGATCAATGTAGGTATCTTTTTCTTCCTGTGATGAAAATTGGTTCCATAGAGCACTGTACGCCGTAATCCCCTCATGATCAAGTCCTGATTGATAACGGTGGGAAAACAGGAATGGCATCCCCAACACGACCGTTGCATCCCTGCTGCCATTTTCCCCTACCGCTATTGAAAATGGAATACGTAAAAAATGATAACCGTGGTTATCCGCCATTTGATAATCCATGTACGCGTCATCGTATTCCCATCCGCTCTCGATCGTAAAGCCGAACGGTTTAACCTTTTGCTCCAATTCTTTCATTGGCATCTGTAAGCCACTGATTTGTGATCGCAATTCCAACATAGCCAACGGCCTCCTATGAAGCATTTTGCGGGAGGGCTAAGTGAACAGAGAAAATACACCTATGCCTCCGCCCACCTTTCATACTATCCCTCGAGATACTGAATTCATGTAAATCATAAGAGGCAATATCCACCAGCTTGGGCTACGCCCATTCGTTCAAGCGTTCTTCCAATTCGGCGCGGCGGTTTTCATGGCCAGGCTTGCCTAAAAGGGCATACATATTCTGCTTATAACTCTCCACTCCCGGTTGATCAAACGGATTTACGCCAAGCAAATAGCCGCTT
The Salicibibacter kimchii DNA segment above includes these coding regions:
- a CDS encoding SDR family oxidoreductase; translation: MSLLDLFNIKGKTAIVTGGGRGLGAQFAETMAESSANVVLCSRRLENCEDVAKQLKDEYGVETLALQCDVTDQADVDHLVAKTQEKFGSIDILINNSGATWGAPVVDLPLDAWKKVIDVNITGTFLMSQAVGRVMIEQGGGRMINISSVAALKNSMPEMMDTIPYNTSKGAIINFTKDLAVKWGRHNINVNAIAPGWFKTKMSKELMEKNNQAMLTFTPLRRFGGDDDLKGVTLFLASDASKYITGDVVVVDGGTSLM
- a CDS encoding catalase, with the protein product MSENENKNNENRKMTTAFGQPVPNDDNSKTAGKRGPMLMEDYWYLEKMAHFDREVIPERRMHAKGAGAYGTFTVTQDITKYTKADIFSEIGKQTDMFIRFSTVAGERGSADAERDIRGTAMKFYTEEGNWDIVGNNTPVFFLRDPKRFTDLNHVVKRNPKTNLKDPNAKYDFFSLLPESLHQVTIENSNRGTPASFRNMHLFSSHAYSMINADNERVWVMFHFRTQQGIKNLTDEEAGKLRGEDPESHTRDLYNAIAHGEYPKWTLYIQVMTEEEARKMPYNPFDLTKVWYKEDFPLIEVGELVLNRNPENYFTEVEQAAFAPTNIVPGIGFSPDKMLQGRIFSYSDTQRYRLGVNHWQIPVNYPQNAKDFHPYHRDGAMRVLHGAEGGEIHYSPNSYGEWADSKEHQEPALELEGPADYHNFREDDDNYFEQPGKLFRLMTPEEQEHLFINTANDMEGASEEVKVRHIENCYKADPDYGEGVAKAAGISMSKVNV
- a CDS encoding Fur family transcriptional regulator, translating into MSAKAYHTPQRQAVYEVIRESGDHPTAVEVMDRLRERGQNFAYGTIYNSLRYLVDAEYILELKLGDNASRYDANIDDHHHITCKECGKIDEIYADLPEEWLGTVAQETNYAVDEPVNLHHVVLKGVCADCQGK
- a CDS encoding thioredoxin domain-containing protein, whose translation is MAQAKKRNTSKKAPIKMLVIITLALVIVMGALLFVANMGGGTTAVGQVPPVEDVPTTGNEDAPVSIVEFGDYKCPACANWDSEIVPQLYEDYVDSGDASLSFFNYIGFGEESLLASLSARSIYEEAPDQFWNYHHALMQHAGQQGSQVTTDLLLDLSEEHAPAVDQDELEEAILNQEAMTRIEEDHSVIEEFDVQSTPTIMVNDQVIDDPFDYDAIQSAIDEELAATSS
- a CDS encoding disulfide oxidoreductase produces the protein MTRQSLFLYAAWLLALISTFGSLYFSEVAGYVPCEMCWYQRIAMYPLVVILGIATFRSDAGIRLYALPFSIIGAVLAALHYAEQKIPAFGGATPCADGVPCSAEYINWFGFITIPFLALIAFALITICLLFARQSSED
- a CDS encoding M15 family metallopeptidase, which produces MKHGKMAIVGTTVFLLLSACQETQENRQTDQPSEPEEETSENAEENNTEEENNDPWVIEEDQFNVTETVEGVDTIQNPDNIQVLVNHDYALPEGYEPDDLVVPDVTFSFDEDVEKRYLRAPAAEALEDLFDAASEDSQDLFAVSGFRSHERQDAIFANAVAESSEEEANETIAKPGNSEHQTGLAMDISSDSNDFQLSPAFAETEEGEWVAEHAHEHGFIIRYPEDGEAITEISYEPWHLRYVGEEVATIIYEHGITLEEFFEHTAKI
- a CDS encoding YugN family protein, producing MLELRSQISGLQMPMKELEQKVKPFGFTIESGWEYDDAYMDYQMADNHGYHFLRIPFSIAVGENGSRDATVVLGMPFLFSHRYQSGLDHEGITAYSALWNQFSSQEEKDTYIDQAYVREGVMLVRELEQALST